The Pyrenophora tritici-repentis strain M4 chromosome 10, whole genome shotgun sequence genome contains a region encoding:
- a CDS encoding high affinity phosphodiesterase, whose product MDHGACNVVYIDRRANDEHVRKETLSKSLVARTSTGNVGQSYFALGKTSPREVHDNVEAILSISNEVHICSTGRACLQKITQLIESTRSSIPTFVIIDIPYDEEQRMKRLSREPRTPSPTSSRLNRIDYNEPDDIYAMHLLTHISSEISSRNFSKLVVPVVMLSGLTHDEPSSSGPLPSPGLQLSFSLGDSVRLNRYLDAGAVDVLTSPMSRDRMLGLAVHAYRLQKDFSREEASFLTTKRNRKLSWVGVDDTKPYAYLREAMVSNLMTGICNPETVGDSLESTDFHLDQDRKKMVEYLVGTWAFSAHDLTDDELLYGALVMLKHALQMPELGKWAIAEDEMIIFLLASRTAYNEFVKYHNFRHVVDVLQALFHFLVRIGTLPPYPSDSSSTYTTPAPKSPIAGLLKPFDALTLLISAIGHDVGHPGVNNAFLVALNAPLAQLYNDRSVLESFHCAAYSQILRRYWPRAFADIPMRKLMINNILATDMGLHFKYMSDLGNLQQKVAHDKGAVDTWNSKVQEEQKDLTCGLLIKCADICNVARKFETAAKWANILTDEFSNQGLMEQELEMPSCLFGGPPVREDIIKLGESQIGFMNIFARPLFEAVADILPAMRFAVDEMLINKDIWEKKIHDERHRKRKPKNMTLGLTTPGFSIDPTPSPLSGGSVRPPVRIPLSAIKTISPDEAARRGSTGSIRTTSFDSRRSSSIIDKSSRRSSTTATPAQRAVGSSENAASSRRGSRDPSLTAILVTQTQNADAQKGPTKGPEERSQGDRKDTLTRSSSPKKERDNARPVTAPAHARRNQTLDPYPASEPSSQSHSQVDLSQNANGNIGASKLQHWDSNNKLSAESNVTRSDGSRDSSWWRQMSSRRRTRDGRNGDVDGRAPLKDVMPDSLAPPSTDSPTSSPTCSSPGRKTTTGKIMSFFKRKPSNHREPEKQLSSFGSSSQLRTPQTSDPGRSLNSDD is encoded by the exons ATGGATCATGGCGCGTGCAATGTAGTTTACATTGACCGCAGGGCAAACGACGAGCATGTGCGCAAGGAGACGCTGTCCAAATCCCTCGTTGCGAGAACCAGCACCGGCAATGTAGGCCAGAGTTATTTTGCCCTAGGCAAGACGTCACCGCGCGAAGTCCACGACAACGTCGAGGCCATTCTCTCCATATCCAATGAAG TACACATCTGCAGCACCGGCAGGGCCTGCTTACAGAAGATCACCCAGCTCATCGAATCCACAAGAAGCAGCATACCCACCTTTGTCATAATAGACATTCCCTACGACGAAGAGCAGCGCATGAAACGCCTGTCCCGCGAACCGCGCACTCCCTCGCCCACGTCGTCGCGCCTCAATCGCATCGATTACAACGAACCCGACGACATCTACGCAATGCACCTCCTTACTCACATTTCGTCTGAGATATCCTCACGCAACTTCTCAAAGCTCGTCGTGCCTGTAGTCATGCTATCTGGCTTGACCCACGACGAGCCATCTTCGTCTGGTCCACTCCCTTCGCCTGGTCTTCAATTATCCTTCTCGCTCGGTGACTCGGTCCGGTTAAATCGTTATCTGGATGCGGGCGCCGTCGACGTTTTGACAAGTCCAATGTCTCGCGATCGCATGCTTGGACTGGCCGTGCACGCCTATCGGTTACAAAAGGACTTTAGTCGGGAAGAGGCCAGTTTCCTGACTACTAAGCGCAATCGGAAGCTATCATGGGTCGGTGTTGACGATACAAAACCGTATGCCTATCTACGCGAAGCCATGGTATCCAATCTCATGACTGGTATCTGCAACCCAGAGACTGTTGGAGACTCGCTCGAATCCAC TGACTTTCATCTTGACCAGGACCGTAAGAAAATGGTGGAATATCTAGTCGGAACCTGGGCCTTTTCCGCACACGACTTGACTGATGACGAGCTACTATACGGCGCCTTGGTAATGCTCAAGCATGCCCTGCAAATGCCTGAATTGGGCAAATGGGCAATAGCCGAAG ACGAGATGATCATCTTCCTCTTAGCCAGTAGGACCGCATACAACGAGTTTGTCAAGTACCACAACTTCCGCCATGTCGTCGATGTTCTCCAGGCCCTCTTCCACTTCCTCGTACGAATCGGAACGCTGCCTCCGTACCCATCCGACTCGTCCAGCACCTACACCACACCCGCACCGAAATCGCCAATTGCTGGCCTTCTCAAGCCCTTCGATGCGCTTACGCTTCTCATATCTGCTATTGGACACGATGTTGGCCACCCGGGAGTCAACAATGCTTTTCTGGTCGCGTTGAACGCTCCATTGGCACAACTGTACAACGATCGCTCCGTTCTAGAGTCCTTCCATTGCGCTGCCTACTCACAGATTCTGCGCCGGTACTGGCCGAGAGCGTTTGCCGATATACCGATGCGGAAACTCATGATCAACAACATTCTTGCGACGGACATGGGCCTCCACTTCAAATACATGAGCGATCTAGGCAACCTACAACAAAAGGTTGCGCATGATAAAGGCGCGGTGGATACGTGGAACTCAAAGGTGCAGGAGGAACAGAAGGATCTGACGTGTGGTCTTCTTATCAAGTGCGCAGACATTTGCAATGTG GCGCGGAAATTTGAAACTGCTGCCAAATGGGCCAACATCCTCACGGACGAGTTTAGCAATCAAGGTTTAATGGAGCAAGAGCTGGAAATGCCCTCGTGTCTATTCGGTGGTCCGCCTGTCCGGGAGGACATCATCAAGCTTGGGGAATCCCAGATTGGCTTCATGAACATATTCGCCAGACCTCTGTTTGAAGCTGTTGCGGATATATTGCCTGCAATGCGATTTGCCGTGGATGAGATGCTCATTAACAAAGATATCTGGGAAAAGAAGATACACGATGAACGGCACCGGAAGAGGAAGCCCAAGAATATGACTCTCGGGTTGACGACACCGGGCTTTAGTATTGACCCAACTCCAAGCCCGCTATCTGGAGGCTCAGTCCGGCCGCCCGTGAGAATACCTTTGAGTGCAATCAAGACCATCTCACCCGACGAGGCAGCTCGCCGAGGTTCGACTGGCTCGATACGTACCACGTCATTTGATTCAAGGAGATCATCCTCCATCATTGACAAAAGCTCAAGGCGATCTTCCACGACCGCTACTCCTGCCCAAAGAGCTGTGGGCTCCAGCGAAAACGCCGCCTCGTCAAGACGAGGCAGTAGAGATCCTAGTTTGACCGCGATATTGGTTACCCAAACTCAAAATGCAGACGCGCAAAAAGGACCGACAAAGGGCCCGGAGGAGCGCTCGCAAGGAGATCGCAAAGATACCTTGACAAGATCGTCCTCTCCAAAGAAAGAAAGGGACAATGCGAGACCTGTTACGGCTCCAGCCCATGCCAGGCGTAATCAAA CTCTCGATCCTTATCCTGCCTCGGAACCGTCGTCACAGAGTCACTCTCAAGTCGATCTCTCGCAAAACGCAAACGGTAACATAGGTGCCTCCAAGCTTCAACACTGGGACTCCAACAACAAGCTCAGTGCTGAAAGCAACGTAACGCGCTCCGATGGCTCGCGTGACTCGAGTTGGTGGAGACAAATGAGCTCGCGGCGACGCACTCGCGATGGTAGGAATGGCGATGTAGATGGACGCGCGCCATTGAAGGATGTAATGCCAGACTCGCTGGCGCCGCCCAGTACCGATTCGCCTACCTCGTCACCCACATGTTCTAGCCCTGGCCGGAAAACAACTACGGGAAAGATTATGAGCTTTTTCAAGCGAAAGCCTAGTAATCACCGGGAGCCAGAGAAGCAATTGTCTAGCTTCGGCAGTTCTTCCCAGTTGCGAACGCCACAGACCAGCGATCCTGGGCGATCACTCAACAGCGACGATTGA